The Leptidea sinapis chromosome Z, ilLepSina1.1, whole genome shotgun sequence genomic sequence TTAAAACGTCTTATAACACTGTTCTTATAGTCATTTGAATAAAACAACAACAACAGTTTGAATTTTATCACTACTCTTGGGCTGAGACCCATAGAGCGcgcgtactttttttttactaagactttgctcagactttacttacgtaaaacatagccgagtgtgataaatcGTGAACTTAACTTTCGCAATGCGCTGTCTTAGCCTAGGCTCAgtgtaatcttttatttttatgtaagaggatgCAAACAGGCAAGAGGTTCACAGGATGAGAGTGGTAAGGCAACCGCCAAAGGACACCCGCaacaagaaatgcgttgccggccttaaaggtgGGGAGTATGCTCTTTGCTTGCAGGTTCCTAAgttgtatcggttcgggaaacagcagccggtaattgattccacaaagtggctgtgtatggtaagaaatttcttgaaaaacgcatGGTTGTGAAATACCAGACGTCAATGTGATGCGgatggtattttgcattttgacgtaaagtccggtggtggaatccggccgctggaatcaatcCGAACAGCCTCCTCCTCCAGAATCAATCCTCTGAGCGtttcccgtgataaatacggtagaagatcGAAAGTCGATCGGGGATGaattgatcgtcgatgattcgaccCGCTGTTTGTTGAATGCGgacaaatggaagaagctggtgctggggagcgcccgcccagaggtgagaacagtaggtactccatgtgaggctgaatttgcgctttatattttatttgattttgcaATTCCagcaactttataatatttgctATTACATTGTTGCTGGCGGTGGCTTCTAGTAAAGGTCTGTCTCGCCTGACTGACTAACATCGGttgatatatcgacgccaagtatgccgatACAGACTGTGACAGTTAGGAGAGTTATCTAGAATccaggggatacgacaaagtgAGACTTTTtagcacaaacttgtgtcttcttggggttgaattggagtaaattttgtcggccccttTCCGAGACTTGGCAAAGCATAGCATAGCACAACatctcagctgtcaaatgactattaaaatgaaatcaaatgcGCTATTCTTGAACTCAGTTGAGTTTTACGTAAGTCAAGTCTAAGTCGAAGTAGGTACGCTTTTCAGGTCTCAAATTTTTACTCACAATTATTAAGCAATTCGATAATATGATAAccccaaataataattaaatgagtattatatattataactcaAGGAacttatcaaatattaacacCAAAACTTTtcttcataaataatattacagttttataaaatttacaagaatcatttataaatttttgaactGTATCGGTGCATATGTAcacttgttataaatatattcgcgaaaacacacacatacagaacCTTTTATTGTCATGAGGGTCTTACTTACCTTCAATACCGTTTATTTCTTAAGTATTCCTCATTATCTGGATAACTAACAGGTCCAGTTTATTGATACATAACTTGttattagatatataatatttattactaaagCTTAGTaagaattacttaaattaatgaatttttgaCGAAACCagattttcatttatattttgattaatatttgcgcaaataaaaaataatattaacgaCGCTAACATGGATTACTTAGTGATGCTTATGACCTAGTTTTCTCATTTACCTTGTATTTGAGTAAAAGAGACTAAACACGCTGGTatcatcattaaaataatattttaaatgtttttcctGAATTCTTATGAGGTTGTTGTATTCAGCGATGACTTCAGCGTACAAGATCACACAGCTGAAGGTGCCGCTGTATGCGGACCCCCGCCGTGCAGCCGAGCTGAGTTGTCACTTCATAATGGACGACTACGAGCTGCATTCTGTCAAGTTGTACAGAGACCTGGACGAGATATTCAGATACAACCCCTCGCAAAAGGTAAactgtaatgaaaatattttataataataagttcgTTATGTTGTTTTACGTATATTATACAAGTTCCAGAAGAATAATGTATGCAAATAATTCATTGAGTATCTCATGCAAATGATTATAATTCTTGTTTCATAATAGAGCTTCTGTATGCAAATAATTAGTGTGCTAATGTACTCGTTGAATAGCTtctgtattattataatgaagtataaaaatatttctacattttttttaatgtgattattttgtatgaCTAGGATATCccaataattattgatatgtttttaaaggTTTTTTCCGCTATGTATATAATTGTGAACGGACTAAAAATATTCTACTTGTTTTACTTTGTTACAcgtcttattataatactagctgacccggcaaacgttgttttgccatataaagtataattcacgcgatagttttataagtaataaaatattgcctatagttctattgtcaatagtttttgcagcgcacgcaaaaataggttttcgattttacaccttgtgttacaaaatagcaattttattacggatccctaattttgaaaaaaaaaaaaacatagcctatagccttcctcgataaatggattacccaacactgaaagaatcattcaaatcggaccagtagtaccagagattagcgcgttcaaacaaacaaacaaacaaacactgcagctttataatattagtatagattatgcTGTATATTATGTGTGATATTAAAGAACGTAAATGGCCCCACTAGAAGGTAGTgatttctctttatttttaaccgatttcaaaagaggaggaggtgctcaattcgtcggtattctttttcatgtttgttacctcaaaactttcaaaTGGGTGAACCGATTACGATAATCCtcttttttaattgaaagctggtgcttcccgtgtggtcccattgtaatttggtaaTCTGACAATGCCAtcaatgagaaaaccataaaagtcttaaatttgcattacatacgtatagcaaagtggatgataaatttacgaataactaaTTATCGCGCCAACCACAttcgatgattcttttattATTGGAAAGGATAAACTTCAAAGATGGTTTGgagagagtttggttaggttctgattacggaatccatgacaaagtaacggaactcttcaattcttaggagcaagtAAAGGATACTCCGCATCTTTTTTATGGCATCCGGATATTTAattcatctaccataacatagttatggtcaagtaattgtcgtagttgaatatgatgatcaatgggactccttaacgacttacagtaagggtgcgatctgtgacagaattacttactgtctgtaatcgaattgcaaagcgcttacgttcattgttgCATTGAAAAATTACACATACTcgtatttagacaaattattagttagtgtacttcaaattcactaaaaatcaaaattaaaataaaaataacgaaaagcaaccgacttcaaaaacactatgccaaaacaatagatataatttgcacttaaaagtataacataatataggaattttttatatatatctttataattgtaaatataaaagttttaaagtcATGACGTTTTAGTATTTTTCTTGGATCactttagattataatttaaaaagtaggcaaaaagatgaagctgtacATGTTGACTTATAACatggtaatgagtttcttgttacttcttcttcttaaagctcaaccttttccgaagtggtcgTATATggtaaaatgtaaatcttgttCATAACTGACATTTTTTTGATAAGAACTGGATCAAAATATTTCACTCTACCCTTCTACACAGAAAGCAGGAATCATTTTGCAACATTTGCATATATTGTCGAGTCAAATCCGCTTCtgaatatgaatgaatataatgaaaccaaataaaagaaggctgggagagtttcttgctccgcttcttctctttcagagctccatttgtttccgaaccggtagtagtagtatctagtatattaaaaatgacacgAAAAGGAAAAAGTAtaatctagtatattaaaaattctaaaggaatcaattttgagaaaagaaatgccttttatgccttttattacaGGTTGGTCCActtttaacaataacaatattaagtGAAACCTTgcttttgatttaatttaatttaaattatgtttaacaGCCTCAGATACGTTTGTACAACGTGACTGGCGTTATGGTTCAAGGCGGGGAGTGTGAGAGTGAGTGGTGTCTGGTGCGGGTGATGCCCGCACCGGTAGCGACACAAGCCGCCTACACCTGTGAGATATCAACAGAAGGACCCAAGTTTATGATAGCGAGGAAAACTAAACAGATGACTGTCGTTGGTAAGATACTGGTTACTTATATAGAATATTGAGTGTGTGGTGTCTGGTGCGAGTGATGCCCGCACCGGTAGCAACACAAGCCGCCTACACCTGTGAGATATCAACAGAAGGACCCAAGTTTATGATAGCGAGGAAAACTAAACAGATGACTGTCGTTGGTAAGATACTGGTTACTTATATAGAATATTGAGTGTGTGGTGTCTGGTGCGAGTGATGCCCGCACCGGTAGCAACACAAGCCGCCTACACCTGTGAGATATCAACAGAAGGACCCAAGTTTATGATAGCGAGGAAAACTAAACAGATGACTGTCGTTGGTAAGATACTGGTTACTTATATAGAATATTGAGTGTGTGGTGTCTGGTGCGAGTGATGCCCGCACCAGAAGCAGCACGCACCGCCACCACTGTGAGATATCAACAGAAGGACCCAATTTTCTGATAGCGAGGGAAACTAATACATTACTGTTGTGGGTTAGTATTGTTTGTGTTATACGACGAGTTGGTGGTGTAGCGTTATGGGACCCACATTGCGTATATCCTGTTTCCTcttgtgaaattattattaaactgtgTGGTGACGTCTGTACGACTTTAAAGacagattttttttgatttcagaAGACCattctttcatattttttaaaatttattttaaaagtttagcAGTAAATTTTATTACTCAAATGTATATAGACAATCTGCATTTCAACGAGACAAGAACGACAAACGATAAGACaatctgggactagattgtgactTACATTAGTAATTACTTAtgcaatgtaatattttaattattaaaagaatgCATGAAAATTAATAAGAACAATACTGGAAGAATTTCTTATGCTGTGTTGACACACTCACAAAAATCTCCAATCACTTACAATTACACtaatttaagtgtaattttAACACACTTAATACTGTGTTAAATGCAAGCGGAAGTTTAATCTCTGTTGCTAACAAACACGGTCGTTACGTAGACACATAACGTTACGACTTGTGTTCGTCACGCAAGTAATGTAAGTGAACGACgtctttatttgtttgattttctGTATCGTGAGTACGAGTGTGTGAATGGGTAAAAATTAATATCACATGTTTATAGTACAACTGCAGAACACCCACGAAACACTTGTgttcttatgttttttttccgACAGTCTGTCAAAAATATGAATctaaaatttgttattgttaaacTGATATTCCTCACATTTGATATTgactatataaattaaatctgtaaacaaaatttatgaaagatgtGGGCCTCGAACCCTTGACTTTTCGCATTCCGTCCGatcgctcttaccaactgaaccaaccgtttcAGTTGGCATCACATTCAGTTcacaaattttggttacaaatttaatttgtataaaatataaaaatttgttatggAAATGTCAAATAGTGCAGAAGAAGACATTATTAGCATTTACCATTACTCGCCAGCCCTGCCAGATCGAGATCCGGTTATTACTGGTGCTCCGAGAATATTGAAGCCTGGAGAGCAGGCACTGCTGAACTGTACCTCGGACTATTCATTACCAGCGTCTGTTATCAACTGGTATATAGACGACGAGTTACAAAAGGTATCTATGATGAGTTAGTTACACGTACGTCATGACGTCATGTAGACGCTTCCATCAAACATGTATTAGAatctaatactaataattagAATATAAGTGACGGCCGTAAAATCGGCAAGAGGAATATGGCCGTAAATAAAGAAATGTCACTATTTGGGTCTCGCGTGATCGAACCACAGCAAACGTGCGGTCGCTAGCGCTCAGTTTAAAAGCTAAAAATTACAAGAGGACGCAATAAAAGTcataacttattttcaataactttCTTACATAAATAAGTTTTGCATAATACCGTAGAGACTCATGAATCTATTGCGCCCTTTACGCTGTTTTGGGGTATAAAGAATTAGCCACGTATACTTACATATCTATACCGTCtcaatcaccagtgggaggctcctttgcacaggatgccggctagattatggctaccacaacggcgcctatttctgacgtgatgcagtaatgtgtgagcattaatGCGTTttggtctgaacggcgccgtagctagtgaaattactgggcaaatgagacttaacatcttatgtctctaggtgacgagcgcagttctagtgccactcagaatttttggggtttttcaagaatcctgagcggcactgcattgttatgggcagggcgttttaattaccatctgctgaacgtcctgctcgtatcgttcgtctcttattttaattaaaaaaatattttttatgtatttatttcccttatatgtgttttattttggttgttgaaattttcatttTGTACGTTTACACGTTACACAATTTGAAGCAAATAAATATGCAGTAAGTAACGATAGAAAAACCctgacaattaaaataatagccaatttttttatgacaattaaagCATAAGGCTGTCATTATTGACCATTTGTCAATTCATCAAACATTTATCCCAGAGCCAAATCAATTGGCTAATTGGCTAAGTTGAAATTGAAGTAACATTGTTaggataaagaaataaaaactcGCATTACGGAGTGGCCTGCATTCTCTAGATGGCCTAACACGATTAAACCATTTACCCTCAGAGTTAAGTAATGGAATCAGGGATCCAATCTGCTTCAGTTAGGCACACTATCAATTAACGGtccttttcaataacctatcaatctttagtttaacttactagaggtcgacaaatctatccttttacgcttacttacaatttcaataatgaatcgacagatagcattggactataactaataatacaaCTTTATTGggcataactatggatagataagatcttatcattaaacggtgatagcaatatatcggTAACTAGAGTATTTCAATAACGTATTTATTGAAATACTTTTAAGACAagctataaattaaaataaatctaaatgaaCTAGAGGGTATCTGTTTATCTACGGATACTATTAATGATATTAAagtgtttgtaatattaaaatatgataaaaaacacGAGTTTCTGTCTGTTTTGCCAAACCTCAGCTGAAACTATTTTCACTGCACTTTCATTGGCAGATAGCTCATGCTATGCTTATTATTTCAGAACCTGACAGATGAATTACAATTATTCTTGGTCATTAAAAaccagtaaataatattttattcaatatttttgaaagataccattcagtgtcaagataccacgcacacaagaatctaATAGTGGCCGTAATAAAAAGTTAATGttattaggtagtgcggtatctatctGGTAGTaatcgcagcggagaccaatgtTTAATATTAGGGTTTGAGTAGATGCTCAATAAATGAGTACTTAACTAAATTAGAGAATGGAATCAGCTGTAGTTATAGTAATTTGGTAATACGATAGaataacaaaaatgttaatttgaacAAGATTCTTGTACGTACGTGTTCGATTCACCTTGTATAATTATTGCTCTAGCCTTTAGATTAaaactgttaaataaatattatattttgtgcgATATAGAATATTCTTCACTAAtacgtttaatataataatgatacaatattaattttataatgttatttaatagcctgaaccTTGGCTTCGGACGGAACTGAGTGAGCCACAGCCAGGTGGTCTTCGGTCATCATCGAGGGTCCTTCGCTTGAAGATGCCTCCAGAAACCACAGGCACGTTGAGAGTACGATGTGAAGCAGTACTTATGGTGGAGCCTCCAGTTGTTAGAGATACTTCAGCTATCGTAACGTTGCTGTCTCAAACACAACTCTCTAAATACGTGTCAAAAGCAGGTTAGTTCATCCTTTACATtcatataaacaataaaatcattatATCTTAAGAATCATATTCAGAAAGGTTTAAAt encodes the following:
- the LOC126979247 gene encoding uncharacterized protein LOC126979247 translates to MNLLDIRNVKMTLLLLIGLCAMTSAYKITQLKVPLYADPRRAAELSCHFIMDDYELHSVKLYRDLDEIFRYNPSQKPQIRLYNVTGVMVQGGECESEWCLVRVMPAPVATQAAYTCEISTEGPKFMIARKTKQMTVVALPDRDPVITGAPRILKPGEQALLNCTSDYSLPASVINWYIDDELQKPEPWLRTELSEPQPGGLRSSSRVLRLKMPPETTGTLRVRCEAVLMVEPPVVRDTSAIVTLLSQTQLSKYVSKADINTAHAMNIAIVWTLNKFF